A window from bacterium encodes these proteins:
- a CDS encoding DNA repair exonuclease encodes MPFTILHFSDLHLDAAFAASRLPAEIARRCREQLRSTLRAIVDLAKQRHVNAVTIAGDLFEREKLNPDTAAFLAQEFERLAPIPVFIAPGNHDAADAASLYQRGRWPENVRIAVSHALSEWRLPPPYSLWSAAHLSPSDRHNFLSGFVLPAASGRRVPILLLHASLAPANFEGSRSHAPLTLADIREGGFALALLGHYHTRKVVQEEGVLAVYSGSPEPLHFQEKGEHGVTLVHLEPEQKPVLEFIALAKLHFATLELSVAGCSHRDQLIERILALAGEGHYRDKLVRLRLTGEAEPTLRLELEAITRRVEKGFGFLYLENDTRPAIDLTALASEPTVRGAFIRDLLAAMDQEPEQRALYLEALDYGMQAFEHEDITLR; translated from the coding sequence GTGCCCTTCACCATTCTCCATTTTTCCGACCTCCATCTCGACGCGGCCTTTGCCGCGAGCCGGCTGCCTGCGGAGATCGCCCGCCGGTGCCGCGAACAGTTGCGCTCGACGCTGCGCGCCATCGTTGATCTCGCCAAGCAGCGCCACGTCAATGCGGTCACGATTGCCGGTGATTTGTTCGAACGCGAGAAGCTCAATCCCGACACGGCCGCTTTTCTGGCGCAGGAATTCGAGCGCCTGGCGCCGATTCCCGTGTTCATCGCGCCGGGAAATCACGATGCTGCCGATGCCGCTTCTCTTTATCAGCGCGGGCGTTGGCCGGAAAACGTGCGCATTGCGGTCAGCCATGCGCTCAGCGAGTGGCGTTTGCCGCCGCCCTACAGTTTGTGGTCGGCGGCGCACCTGAGTCCGAGTGATCGCCACAATTTTCTGAGCGGCTTCGTTTTGCCGGCGGCCAGCGGCCGGCGCGTTCCCATTCTCCTGCTGCATGCCAGCCTGGCGCCGGCGAATTTCGAAGGCAGCCGCAGTCACGCGCCGCTCACGCTGGCGGATATTCGGGAGGGCGGTTTTGCGCTGGCGCTGCTCGGCCATTATCACACGCGCAAAGTCGTGCAGGAGGAGGGCGTGCTTGCGGTCTACTCCGGCAGCCCTGAGCCGCTGCATTTTCAAGAAAAGGGCGAGCATGGTGTCACGCTCGTGCATTTGGAGCCGGAACAGAAGCCGGTGCTCGAATTCATCGCGCTGGCGAAACTGCATTTCGCAACCCTGGAGTTGAGCGTGGCCGGCTGCAGCCATCGCGATCAGCTCATCGAGCGCATTCTGGCGCTCGCCGGCGAGGGACACTATCGCGACAAACTCGTGCGGTTGCGCCTCACCGGCGAGGCCGAGCCTACGCTCCGTCTTGAGCTTGAAGCCATCACCCGGCGCGTCGAAAAGGGCTTCGGCTTCCTCTACCTGGAAAACGACACGCGGCCGGCGATCGACCTGACTGCACTTGCCAGCGAGCCCACGGTGCGCGGCGCTTTTATTCGCGACCTGCTGGCGGCGATGGACCAGGAGCCGGAACAACGCGCGCTTTATCTCGAAGCGCTGGACTACGGCATGCAGGCGTTTGAACATGAGGACATCACCCTGCGATGA
- a CDS encoding AAA family ATPase produces the protein MKLIELHLKAFGCLSSRDFQFQPRINVIFGPNEAGKSTLQQAIVALLYGFYDNQRALPRERETHARFRPWRNGTDYAGSLHYQLADGGRLIVHRDFASDEVTTQLFDGLTGEEVTGRFSRGRHGRVDFMEKQAGMSREVFLATACIGQGALRSLQARESNAVSDAILRLLDSAVTETSAERALERLELKMRELGSDRSQKTLLAMARARLDDLHETHALRLATQRAVQEDYEKRERLTLDLDELNAQIAALDRQILLTQMELLRRRLQRWQLNEEQRAKLGAEMAELALFENFPMGRKEEFFKLRDEFLYLERHLANLASEANNVELRLMALAEKSKVMQSLEKLWEISAIEDFRVLCRRWQDKYHESIEAGNRASDADQAFARAGLKEEDRQALASMTDEDLENYKALETKVQQSDDEVTRIRKEYDLFHRNVAYWRRVLAFAGLVAGVSMLYVVASTSSTSFDFSNMLVFGLSVIILVIVAVVNIQWNSRSRSLNFNLVSVEEKYMANRDEFHSLQLRFGIESVADLAQRRAQHQALAGFKQIHQKLEFERKQIEDELQPWMSALGISYVGPDSLPVAEKNLEESHRLWSEGNTQRQRRNEILAQQAESSANLAKTRWQLEELLKLAHLDEPVGEKAFQIFLANCQKREYLETLRLQQQQAATLSREILEGETVETIHAQLAQLEAQLAALPPAAARAVEVSEAGVAALREKRDSLLSERNSLQQTLAATHERIAARLQGQPLLAELEEEIALVEADVARFERARRALELAHETMTQAAQRLHRDFAPRLNEFLSQHVQKLTNGRYLTALVDPSTFAVRLLPSQYEAPVDLEKLSFGTREQIYLLLRAGVVELFARSGETMPLLLDDPLAHADETRLREALAIFAELAESHQIFYFTKDIQVANYFRARQGAEAIIAI, from the coding sequence ATGAAACTCATTGAACTTCACCTCAAAGCCTTCGGCTGTTTGAGCAGCCGCGATTTTCAGTTTCAACCGCGGATCAATGTCATCTTTGGCCCGAATGAAGCCGGCAAGTCCACCTTGCAGCAGGCGATTGTGGCGTTGCTCTACGGCTTTTACGACAACCAGCGGGCCTTGCCTCGTGAACGCGAGACGCATGCCCGCTTCCGGCCGTGGCGCAACGGCACCGACTATGCCGGCAGCCTGCACTATCAACTCGCAGACGGCGGCCGGTTGATCGTGCACCGCGATTTTGCCAGTGACGAGGTCACCACCCAGTTGTTTGACGGCCTCACCGGCGAAGAGGTCACCGGCCGGTTCAGCCGCGGCCGGCATGGCCGCGTCGATTTCATGGAGAAGCAGGCTGGCATGTCGCGCGAGGTTTTTCTTGCCACCGCCTGCATCGGGCAGGGGGCGTTGCGCAGCCTGCAGGCACGCGAGTCCAACGCCGTGTCCGATGCCATTCTGCGGCTGCTCGATTCCGCGGTGACGGAAACCTCGGCGGAACGCGCGCTCGAACGCCTGGAGCTGAAGATGCGCGAATTGGGCAGCGATCGTTCCCAAAAGACGCTGCTGGCCATGGCCCGCGCCCGCCTGGATGATCTGCACGAAACCCACGCTCTGCGCCTGGCAACGCAACGCGCGGTGCAGGAAGATTACGAGAAGAGGGAGCGCCTCACGCTCGATCTCGACGAGCTGAACGCGCAAATCGCGGCGCTCGATCGCCAGATTCTGCTCACCCAGATGGAACTCCTGCGCCGCCGGCTGCAACGCTGGCAGCTCAATGAAGAGCAGCGCGCCAAGCTCGGCGCGGAAATGGCGGAGTTGGCGCTGTTCGAAAATTTCCCCATGGGCCGCAAAGAGGAGTTCTTCAAACTGCGCGATGAATTTCTCTACCTCGAGCGGCATCTGGCCAATCTCGCCAGCGAAGCCAACAACGTCGAATTGCGCCTGATGGCGCTCGCGGAAAAAAGCAAAGTGATGCAGTCGCTGGAAAAGCTCTGGGAGATTTCTGCGATCGAAGATTTCCGGGTGTTGTGCCGGCGCTGGCAGGACAAGTACCATGAATCCATCGAGGCCGGTAACCGCGCCAGCGATGCCGATCAGGCCTTTGCCCGCGCCGGTTTGAAGGAGGAAGACCGCCAGGCGCTCGCCAGCATGACCGACGAGGATCTCGAAAACTACAAGGCACTCGAAACCAAGGTGCAGCAATCGGATGATGAAGTCACCAGGATTCGCAAGGAGTATGATCTGTTTCATCGCAACGTCGCCTACTGGCGCCGCGTGCTCGCGTTTGCGGGTTTGGTGGCCGGCGTTTCCATGCTCTACGTGGTGGCTTCCACCAGCAGCACGAGCTTTGATTTCTCCAACATGCTGGTGTTCGGTCTGAGCGTCATCATTCTGGTCATCGTGGCCGTGGTCAACATTCAATGGAACAGCCGCAGCCGCAGTCTGAATTTCAACCTGGTGAGCGTCGAAGAGAAATACATGGCCAACCGCGACGAGTTCCACAGCCTGCAGCTTCGCTTCGGCATCGAGAGCGTCGCCGATCTGGCGCAGCGCCGCGCCCAGCATCAGGCCCTGGCCGGCTTCAAACAGATCCATCAAAAGCTGGAATTCGAACGCAAGCAGATCGAGGACGAGCTGCAGCCGTGGATGTCGGCGCTCGGCATCAGTTATGTCGGCCCGGATTCCCTGCCGGTGGCGGAGAAGAATTTGGAGGAAAGCCACCGCCTGTGGAGTGAAGGCAATACGCAGCGGCAGCGCCGCAACGAGATCCTGGCGCAGCAGGCGGAAAGCTCCGCCAACCTCGCCAAAACGAGATGGCAGCTCGAAGAATTGCTGAAGCTCGCCCACCTCGACGAGCCGGTGGGGGAGAAGGCGTTTCAAATTTTCCTGGCCAACTGCCAGAAGCGGGAGTATCTCGAGACGTTGCGGCTGCAGCAGCAACAGGCGGCCACGCTCAGCCGCGAAATTCTCGAAGGCGAAACCGTCGAGACCATCCATGCGCAACTCGCCCAGCTCGAAGCCCAGCTCGCGGCGCTGCCGCCGGCCGCAGCCAGAGCCGTGGAAGTTTCCGAAGCGGGAGTGGCGGCATTGCGCGAGAAGCGCGACAGCTTGCTGAGCGAGAGGAACAGCCTGCAACAGACGTTGGCGGCGACCCACGAGCGCATTGCCGCGCGGCTGCAGGGCCAACCACTGCTCGCGGAGCTGGAGGAAGAAATCGCGCTGGTCGAGGCGGATGTCGCCCGCTTTGAGCGCGCCCGCCGCGCCCTCGAACTCGCTCACGAAACCATGACGCAGGCCGCCCAGCGGCTGCATCGCGATTTCGCGCCGCGCCTCAACGAGTTTCTCAGCCAGCATGTGCAGAAACTCACCAACGGCAGATACCTTACCGCGCTGGTTGATCCCTCGACGTTTGCCGTGCGCCTGCTGCCGAGCCAGTATGAGGCGCCGGTCGATCTCGAGAAGCTCAGTTTCGGCACGCGCGAGCAGATTTATCTGCTGTTGCGCGCGGGCGTGGTCGAGCTGTTCGCCAGGAGTGGCGAAACCATGCCGCTGCTGCTCGATGATCCGCTGGCGCACGCCGATGAAACCCGCCTGCGCGAAGCTCTGGCGATCTTCGCCGAGCTGGCGGAGTCCCACCAGATTTTCTATTTCACCAAAGACATTCAAGTGGCGAATTATTTCCGCGCACGCCAGGGCGCAGAGGCGATCATCGCGATTTGA
- a CDS encoding NAD(P)H-binding protein — protein sequence MTSAHKPRRLFITGGSGYLGRHLIPALLQRGHEVRALVRPGSESKLPAGCMTIAGDALVSQSFAARVPPADTFVHLVGVSHPGPAKAPLFRTVDLASVQAAVAAARTGGIAHMVYVSVAQPAPVMKAYVQVRAECEALIRGSGLSATFVRPWYVLGPGHRWPHLLQPLYWLGEQLPSTRATAQRLGLVTLAQMIAALVHALEHPAAGIRVMEVPEIRFMRL from the coding sequence ATGACGTCTGCGCACAAACCTCGCCGCCTCTTCATTACCGGCGGCAGCGGTTATCTCGGCCGCCATCTGATTCCCGCGTTGTTGCAGCGTGGCCATGAAGTGCGGGCTTTGGTGCGGCCCGGCTCGGAGAGCAAGCTGCCGGCAGGTTGCATGACGATTGCCGGCGATGCTCTCGTTTCTCAATCGTTTGCTGCGCGCGTGCCGCCGGCAGACACGTTTGTCCATCTCGTGGGCGTTTCCCATCCCGGGCCGGCGAAAGCGCCGCTCTTCCGCACGGTTGATCTGGCCTCGGTGCAGGCAGCCGTGGCCGCGGCCCGCACCGGTGGCATCGCGCACATGGTTTATGTCAGCGTGGCGCAACCGGCGCCAGTGATGAAAGCCTATGTGCAGGTGCGCGCCGAATGTGAAGCGCTGATACGCGGCAGCGGCCTGAGCGCGACCTTCGTCCGGCCGTGGTATGTGCTCGGCCCTGGCCATCGCTGGCCGCATCTGTTGCAGCCTCTCTACTGGTTGGGTGAGCAATTGCCCAGTACGCGCGCCACCGCGCAGCGGCTGGGCTTGGTCACGCTTGCGCAAATGATCGCCGCGCTGGTTCACGCCCTCGAACATCCGGCGGCCGGCATTCGCGTGATGGAAGTGCCGGAGATTCGATTCATGCGGTTATGA
- a CDS encoding alpha/beta hydrolase, with translation MWRSLLFLLSAFALLLVLLRLFERHLVFFPSTYPAGFWQPERFGLAVQDAFFTTADGAALHGWFVPHPAPVANLLMAHGNAGNLSDRVEWLARLHGQVPANLFMFDYRGYGRSSGTPSEENCYRDAEAAHDWLRQHVPDLPILGHGHSLGSAVVIELAVRRPLTGLIIESGFTDAADMARLMFGGLPMGWLAGMKWASREKIAKLTLPKLFLHGDRDGVIPYSLGQKLFAAAADPKHFVTLAGVDHNDTFLSGGEIYYRAVREFVQQCAAPALPDTVKGRP, from the coding sequence ATGTGGCGTTCCCTGCTGTTCCTCCTCTCTGCTTTCGCGCTGCTGTTGGTGTTGCTTCGACTGTTCGAGCGCCATTTGGTTTTCTTCCCCAGCACCTACCCCGCCGGTTTCTGGCAGCCGGAGCGATTCGGCTTGGCCGTGCAGGACGCTTTTTTCACCACCGCTGATGGTGCCGCGCTGCACGGTTGGTTCGTGCCGCATCCGGCGCCGGTGGCCAATTTGCTGATGGCGCACGGCAATGCCGGCAATCTCAGCGATCGCGTCGAATGGCTGGCGCGTTTGCACGGGCAAGTTCCCGCCAACCTGTTTATGTTCGATTATCGCGGCTATGGCCGCAGCAGCGGCACGCCCTCGGAAGAGAATTGCTATCGTGACGCCGAAGCCGCCCATGACTGGTTGCGACAACATGTGCCTGATCTGCCGATTCTCGGTCACGGCCATTCGCTCGGCAGTGCGGTGGTGATCGAGCTGGCCGTCCGGCGTCCGCTCACGGGTTTGATTATCGAATCCGGATTCACCGATGCCGCGGACATGGCGCGCCTGATGTTTGGCGGCCTGCCGATGGGTTGGCTCGCCGGCATGAAGTGGGCGAGCCGCGAAAAAATCGCGAAGCTCACCCTGCCCAAGCTCTTTCTGCACGGCGATCGCGACGGCGTGATTCCCTATTCCCTTGGCCAAAAACTCTTCGCGGCCGCCGCTGATCCCAAGCACTTCGTCACGCTCGCGGGCGTCGATCACAACGACACTTTCCTCTCCGGCGGTGAAATCTACTATCGAGCCGTGCGGGAATTCGTGCAGCAATGCGCGGCGCCGGCCTTGCCCGACACGGTGAAAGGAAGACCGTGA
- a CDS encoding DMT family transporter, with protein sequence MTHAASSLPLAAALPRRRVYAVLALGVLAVSFSAIFVRWCEAPALAIAFHRLFFASAFLFLSTRGKVWRAWQALPLPAAALAVLSGLMLAGHFVTWIASLSHTSVASSTVLVATLPIFVALGAALVLRERLRPLLACGLVIAMLGVIVIAMSDGQAGEDSLRGDLLALAGALFGSVYFLIGRRLRQVMATSVYVTLCYSTAALVLFLAAVMLRVPLLSYSWQTFGLFLLIALVPQIMGHTSFNWALRYLSAPVVAIALLGEPVGASLLAWLLLGEKVAGWVMLGGLITLAGVTLAIYAEPRA encoded by the coding sequence GTGACGCACGCCGCCAGCTCCCTGCCCCTGGCCGCCGCGCTGCCGCGGCGGCGCGTGTATGCCGTGCTGGCGCTCGGCGTGTTGGCCGTTTCCTTCTCCGCGATATTTGTGCGTTGGTGTGAGGCGCCGGCTCTGGCGATTGCCTTCCATCGTTTGTTCTTCGCCTCGGCGTTTCTGTTTTTGTCCACGCGCGGCAAAGTCTGGCGGGCCTGGCAGGCGTTGCCATTGCCGGCGGCTGCACTCGCGGTGCTCTCCGGCCTCATGCTCGCCGGACATTTCGTCACCTGGATCGCTTCCCTCTCCCACACCTCCGTGGCCAGCTCCACGGTACTGGTTGCCACCCTGCCGATTTTTGTGGCACTGGGCGCGGCGCTCGTGCTGCGGGAACGGCTGCGGCCGCTGCTCGCTTGCGGTTTGGTGATTGCGATGCTCGGCGTCATCGTCATTGCCATGAGTGACGGCCAGGCGGGAGAAGATTCTCTGCGCGGCGATCTGCTGGCGCTCGCCGGCGCGCTTTTCGGCAGCGTTTACTTTCTCATCGGACGGCGGCTGCGGCAGGTCATGGCCACCAGCGTGTATGTCACCCTCTGCTACTCGACGGCCGCTCTGGTTTTGTTCCTGGCCGCGGTGATGCTGCGTGTGCCGCTGCTGTCCTACTCCTGGCAGACTTTTGGTTTGTTTTTGTTGATCGCGCTCGTTCCGCAAATCATGGGGCACACGAGTTTCAACTGGGCGTTGCGCTATCTCTCTGCGCCGGTGGTTGCGATTGCCTTGCTGGGTGAGCCGGTGGGCGCGAGCTTGCTGGCCTGGCTGTTGTTGGGAGAAAAAGTCGCGGGGTGGGTGATGCTGGGCGGTTTGATCACGCTGGCCGGCGTCACGCTGGCCATTTATGCTGAGCCGAGGGCTTGA
- a CDS encoding diacylglycerol kinase family lipid kinase, which yields MKKILIAANPHAGKGRGKKVLDQSLRLLRRHGAGAELLISESNGHLLHALPRRLPEGWDQIVALGGDGTLFQVMNCCLQQPGFESPLALIPAGTGNSFSRELAHAALPAAWERILFGEPKRIDVLHCLPQTPAPDFPAGYYCITALGLGFVSDVTINALHFKSFGTLAYALGVLQSLAKLNTAHLRMQLDGRLIERESVFVIVCNSRYAGGIMKIAPGALLDDGLMEVIVLHKVSRRTLMRAFPSVFNGTHVHHPNVEIFSGRSLQIAAEPVQVLTPDGEVAGLTPVTVAVQPKKLQFML from the coding sequence ATGAAGAAGATTCTCATTGCCGCCAATCCTCATGCCGGCAAGGGGCGGGGCAAAAAAGTATTGGACCAGTCGCTGCGTCTGCTCCGGCGGCACGGCGCCGGTGCGGAGCTTCTGATCTCGGAAAGCAACGGCCATTTGCTGCACGCGCTGCCGCGCCGCTTGCCGGAAGGCTGGGATCAGATCGTCGCCCTGGGCGGCGACGGCACGCTGTTTCAAGTGATGAATTGCTGCCTGCAGCAACCGGGATTCGAGTCGCCGCTGGCGCTCATTCCTGCAGGCACCGGCAACTCCTTCTCGCGCGAGCTGGCCCACGCCGCGCTGCCCGCCGCTTGGGAACGGATTCTGTTCGGCGAACCCAAGCGCATCGATGTGCTGCACTGCCTGCCGCAAACGCCGGCGCCGGATTTTCCCGCAGGGTATTACTGCATCACCGCGCTGGGGCTGGGCTTCGTCTCCGACGTCACCATCAACGCGTTGCACTTCAAGAGCTTCGGCACCCTGGCCTACGCGCTGGGCGTACTGCAGTCGCTGGCCAAACTCAACACCGCGCATCTGCGCATGCAACTCGACGGCCGGCTGATCGAGCGCGAAAGCGTTTTCGTCATCGTGTGCAACTCACGCTATGCCGGCGGCATCATGAAGATTGCGCCCGGCGCCCTGCTCGACGACGGCTTGATGGAGGTGATTGTGCTGCACAAGGTGAGTCGCCGCACTTTAATGCGGGCCTTTCCCTCGGTGTTCAATGGCACGCACGTGCATCATCCCAACGTCGAAATCTTCAGCGGCCGCAGCCTGCAGATTGCAGCGGAGCCGGTGCAAGTTCTGACGCCCGACGGTGAAGTCGCCGGCCTCACGCCGGTGACTGTCGCGGTTCAACCGAAAAAACTGCAATTCATGTTATGA
- the rnz gene encoding ribonuclease Z, translating to MIDLVFLGTGSALPTARRNLSGVALVRQGEIFLFDCGEATQIQFRRAGLKPGKLRYIFISHFHGDHLFGLPGLLTSLKMLGCQQEIHLFGPHGLASYIEFHRRLCGFELSFPLTIHEISENSGQVIWQAADYHVEWQPLQHRLFTAGYALVEANRPGKFDEHRADALGVPFGPERGRLQAGESVVLANGKTITPAEVIGPPRPGVKIAYCVDTSPCAGQALLAQQADALVADATFPAQEREWAQQTGHSTAAEAGELAQRCGVRHLFLTHFSGTLSPADLPAMVEEARAFLPQVTAATDLARFTILPRS from the coding sequence ATGATCGATCTCGTGTTCCTCGGCACCGGCTCGGCACTGCCGACCGCACGCCGCAATCTCTCCGGCGTGGCGCTGGTGCGCCAGGGCGAAATTTTTCTCTTCGATTGCGGCGAGGCAACGCAGATTCAATTCCGCCGCGCCGGCCTCAAACCCGGCAAGCTGCGCTACATTTTCATCTCGCACTTCCACGGCGATCATCTTTTCGGCCTGCCGGGCTTGCTCACCAGTTTGAAGATGCTCGGTTGCCAGCAGGAAATTCATCTCTTCGGCCCGCACGGTCTGGCCTCCTACATCGAATTTCACCGCCGGCTGTGCGGGTTCGAGCTGAGCTTTCCGCTCACGATTCATGAAATCTCGGAGAACAGCGGGCAGGTGATTTGGCAGGCCGCGGATTATCATGTCGAATGGCAGCCGCTGCAGCATCGGCTGTTCACGGCAGGTTATGCGCTGGTGGAGGCCAATCGTCCGGGCAAGTTCGATGAACACCGCGCCGATGCGCTCGGCGTGCCCTTCGGCCCGGAGCGCGGCCGTCTGCAGGCCGGGGAGAGCGTTGTGCTGGCGAATGGCAAAACCATCACGCCCGCGGAGGTGATTGGCCCGCCGCGGCCGGGCGTGAAAATCGCCTATTGTGTGGACACCTCGCCCTGTGCCGGCCAGGCATTGCTGGCGCAACAGGCCGATGCCTTGGTTGCGGATGCGACCTTCCCCGCGCAGGAACGCGAGTGGGCGCAGCAAACCGGGCATTCGACCGCCGCTGAGGCCGGTGAGCTGGCGCAACGCTGCGGCGTTCGCCACCTCTTTCTCACCCACTTCAGCGGCACATTAAGCCCCGCGGATTTGCCCGCGATGGTCGAAGAAGCGCGCGCGTTCCTGCCGCAGGTGACCGCTGCCACCGATTTGGCGCGCTTCACGATTCTGCCCCGCTCCTGA
- a CDS encoding response regulator transcription factor, whose product MENKNQSIAVALVDDDAKVRDSISWLLENSEGFACVGAFCGCAEALAGIPEVSPEVVLMDIGMPGQSGIECVELLRAEFPELKILMLTNYSDDDRIFDSLRAGAVGYLLKNSAVEKLCEGIREAHAGGAPMSSEIAKRVLAYFHGQKRSDKLRADLSQRELEVLGALTQGLSDKVIADTLHISIPTVRFHLKNIYAKLHVNSRAEAVIKALQERIL is encoded by the coding sequence ATGGAGAACAAAAATCAGAGCATTGCCGTCGCCCTCGTGGATGACGATGCCAAGGTGCGGGACAGCATCTCCTGGCTGCTGGAAAATTCCGAGGGGTTCGCGTGCGTGGGCGCATTTTGCGGTTGCGCCGAGGCGCTGGCGGGAATTCCCGAGGTATCGCCCGAGGTAGTGCTAATGGACATCGGCATGCCCGGGCAGTCCGGCATCGAATGCGTGGAATTGCTGCGCGCAGAATTTCCAGAATTGAAAATTCTGATGCTGACCAATTACAGCGATGATGACCGCATCTTCGATTCGCTGCGCGCGGGCGCGGTGGGATATTTGCTGAAGAACTCCGCCGTCGAAAAGTTGTGCGAAGGCATTCGCGAGGCGCACGCCGGCGGCGCACCCATGTCCAGCGAGATTGCCAAGCGCGTGCTGGCGTATTTTCACGGCCAGAAACGCAGCGACAAGCTGCGCGCCGATCTCTCCCAACGCGAGCTGGAGGTGCTCGGCGCGCTCACCCAGGGTCTGAGCGACAAGGTCATCGCCGACACGCTGCACATCAGCATTCCGACGGTGCGCTTTCATCTCAAAAACATCTACGCCAAGCTGCACGTCAATTCGCGCGCGGAAGCCGTGATCAAGGCATTGCAGGAAAGAATTCTGTAG
- a CDS encoding DUF309 domain-containing protein, whose product MSGRFIENLRARLARGIDFFNREYFFEAHDELEELWMDARTPVERNLFHGLVNIATGFYHYRMHNLVGMQSQLHKGVEKLAQVPGRCCGVEVAALLRSLRPYLGPPALHNLPEPLPQIEFHPDEISDPLSSSR is encoded by the coding sequence TTGTCCGGCCGGTTTATCGAAAATCTGCGCGCGCGGCTGGCGCGCGGCATCGACTTCTTCAATCGTGAATATTTCTTTGAAGCGCATGACGAGCTTGAAGAATTGTGGATGGACGCGCGCACGCCGGTGGAGCGCAATCTCTTTCACGGCCTGGTCAATATCGCCACCGGCTTCTATCATTACCGCATGCACAACCTGGTGGGCATGCAAAGCCAGCTTCACAAGGGCGTGGAAAAACTCGCGCAGGTGCCCGGCCGCTGCTGCGGCGTGGAGGTCGCGGCGTTGTTGCGCAGCCTGCGACCCTATCTCGGCCCGCCGGCCTTGCACAATCTGCCGGAGCCGTTGCCCCAAATCGAATTTCATCCGGATGAAATTTCCGATCCCCTTTCTTCTTCACGATAG
- a CDS encoding T9SS type A sorting domain-containing protein yields the protein MMRKAACAMAVLLPACLGQTAAGQTWQTLSSVPILTRYNDVHFVTAATGWIVNGSGQIYRTDNGGISWQLQLERSTAHFRSIGFLDSLHGWAGNVGPGEFNATDSTVLYQTSDGGRNWLPVKSFVGFTPAGLCGMHVVNDSVVCAVGRVRGPAAFARTADRGRTWRTKDMRGHAAGLIDVYFFDADTGFAVGLTNANHDNSSGVILHTTDGGETWEKRFTTTRTGEWCWKISFPTRRTGYVSLQRNRESPIFFLKTTDGGRTWQEKLFSNSYYFVQGIGFIDEQRGWIGGNSTNPTYQTSDGGETWQSAGFGVRLNRFRFLGDTVGYAAGRTVYKYRNTTTRVTTALPESPAAFELSQNYPNPFNPSTAIRYHLPRAARVSLTVYDLTGRLIERLLDETQDAGGHTVIWDANDPEGNPLRAGVYLYRIQTAEFTASRKMVLLR from the coding sequence ATGATGCGCAAAGCAGCCTGCGCGATGGCGGTTCTGCTGCCGGCCTGTCTGGGGCAAACGGCGGCAGGCCAAACCTGGCAGACGCTCAGTTCCGTCCCGATTCTGACGCGCTACAATGATGTTCACTTCGTGACGGCCGCGACCGGCTGGATCGTCAACGGCTCGGGCCAAATCTATCGCACGGACAACGGCGGCATTTCCTGGCAACTGCAACTCGAGCGCAGCACCGCGCATTTCCGGTCAATCGGTTTTCTCGATTCACTGCACGGCTGGGCCGGCAATGTCGGGCCGGGCGAGTTCAATGCCACTGACAGCACCGTGCTTTATCAAACCAGCGACGGTGGTCGCAACTGGCTGCCGGTGAAGTCGTTTGTCGGATTCACGCCTGCCGGGTTGTGCGGCATGCATGTGGTGAATGATTCGGTAGTTTGCGCCGTCGGCCGGGTGCGCGGACCGGCGGCGTTTGCGCGCACAGCCGATCGCGGCCGCACCTGGCGCACGAAAGACATGCGCGGACATGCCGCTGGGTTGATCGATGTTTACTTTTTTGATGCGGATACCGGTTTCGCCGTCGGGCTGACCAATGCGAATCATGACAATTCCAGCGGTGTGATTCTCCACACGACTGACGGAGGCGAAACGTGGGAGAAACGGTTCACCACCACCCGCACCGGCGAATGGTGCTGGAAGATTTCTTTTCCCACACGGCGTACCGGTTATGTCTCATTGCAACGCAACAGGGAATCACCCATCTTCTTCCTCAAAACCACGGATGGCGGCCGCACCTGGCAGGAGAAACTGTTCTCGAACAGCTACTACTTCGTGCAGGGCATCGGCTTCATTGATGAACAGCGCGGCTGGATCGGCGGCAACAGCACCAACCCGACCTACCAGACGAGTGACGGCGGGGAGACGTGGCAATCAGCCGGATTCGGCGTGCGGCTCAATCGTTTCCGCTTTCTCGGCGACACGGTGGGCTATGCCGCCGGCCGCACGGTCTACAAGTATCGCAACACCACCACCCGCGTGACCACGGCGCTGCCGGAATCGCCAGCGGCCTTCGAGTTGAGCCAGAACTATCCCAACCCATTCAATCCCAGTACCGCCATTCGCTATCATTTGCCGCGTGCTGCCCGCGTGAGCCTGACCGTTTATGATCTCACCGGCCGCCTGATCGAGCGCCTGCTCGATGAAACTCAGGACGCCGGCGGGCACACAGTGATTTGGGATGCCAACGACCCCGAAGGCAATCCCCTGCGAGCGGGCGTCTATCTGTATCGCATTCAAACCGCAGAATTCACGGCCAGCAGGAAGATGGTTCTGCTGCGCTAA